In one window of Leptospira sp. WS92.C1 DNA:
- a CDS encoding DNA alkylation repair protein, with translation MIKFGNAKDVQKALQKLEDPIKANFLAGFFKTGQGDYAEGDIFLGIVVPNQRKIAKLYKNLPLEEIKILLHSPIHEERLTSLFILCDQFKRADPKIQKKLHEFYLKNLKQVNNWDLVDLSARILIGDYLLKRNRKILYKLAKSKNLWERRIAILSTYAFIKMGEFEDTLKIAKELLTDSEDLIQKGVGWMLREVGNQNFETEIFFLEKNADKMPRTMLRYSIEKFPENLKKKFMKYGKKESVISRKKRNVKKTIRETKKNKA, from the coding sequence ATGATAAAATTTGGTAACGCAAAGGACGTTCAAAAAGCTCTTCAAAAATTAGAAGATCCGATCAAAGCGAATTTTCTGGCCGGTTTTTTTAAAACAGGGCAGGGAGATTACGCGGAAGGAGATATATTTTTAGGAATCGTCGTCCCCAATCAAAGAAAAATCGCGAAATTATATAAAAACCTGCCCTTGGAGGAAATTAAGATTTTATTACACTCCCCCATCCACGAGGAAAGATTGACTTCCCTTTTTATTCTCTGCGATCAATTTAAAAGGGCCGATCCAAAAATACAAAAAAAACTGCACGAGTTTTATCTTAAAAATCTAAAACAAGTAAACAACTGGGATTTAGTGGATCTGAGCGCTCGAATTTTGATCGGAGATTATCTTTTAAAAAGAAATCGAAAGATTCTCTATAAACTCGCAAAGTCTAAAAATCTTTGGGAAAGAAGAATCGCAATTCTCTCCACCTATGCGTTTATCAAAATGGGAGAATTTGAAGACACTTTAAAAATTGCAAAAGAACTTTTAACCGATTCGGAGGATCTGATCCAAAAAGGTGTCGGCTGGATGTTAAGAGAAGTTGGAAATCAAAATTTTGAAACCGAGATTTTTTTTCTGGAAAAGAATGCGGACAAAATGCCCAGAACGATGCTGCGATACTCGATCGAAAAGTTTCCGGAAAATTTAAAAAAGAAATTTATGAAATACGGCAAAAAGGAATCCGTAATTTCGAGGAAAAAACGAAACGTAAAAAAAACGATTCGAGAAACAAAAAAGAACAAAGCCTAA